The Rosa rugosa chromosome 3, drRosRugo1.1, whole genome shotgun sequence sequence ACAATCAAATTAAAGGGTACCTCCTAATCAACCTAAAAACACCAAATAGAACCCCAAAACTCACAACCCCAATCAAAttactcaaaaccacaaaaagGGTACCTCCACGATCGACCAACAGAAACGTCGGCAGAGCTCCGGGATCGGATTTGTACGAAAGCCCAAACTCCGAGAACTCCTTACACCCCTTCTGATTCTCCTTTGGATATATAACAGCACCAGACATGCTCCCTCCATACTGAGGAAGCCCAAAGTTGCCAATGGCACTGTCATATTTCCCTTTGATTTTATCCGGTGACGTCACCCTCAAGCTGTTCTTCTCCACCACGAACCTCCCCATCGATAAAGGCGCCATCGTCAGGACCAGAAACCCTAGAAAGAGTCCCACCGCTGATCTCTGAAGCTCCATATCTCACACCacacaaattcaaaaaaaaagatgggATTTTTATGTGAAATTCGAGAAACCCAGAACGAAAAAGATGAGCCCTTTTTTCGGTTCTCTTCACATAATAGCTTGGTGGGGTTGTGATTTTGGTTCTGTAAAGCTACAAAGAACGAAGCTTTCTGTTAAACAAGTGTGGTTTTTTTGGAGACGAAGATCTCTCTACTTGTTTTTTTTGGGTCCCCAAGTGATAAGACTTTATTACATTTCTTAAAGCCCCTCTGCACAAATTAGATTGTTGCTAAGAGGGTTATGACGTGGTCCGATATTCCCGAACTGCCCCCGATCAGATGATCCTGAGGCTAAAGACACAAGTGGCAATTTGGTAAAGTTGGACTGGGGAGTTGCCGGTCTCATTGTACCTAACGTTTCTCACACTGGTCTGAACTTCAACCTTTTCTGCTATCTTGTTTTCTATAGCTCACGAGCGTCTTGTTCCACACGCAGAGAGGCTCTGTGCCTTAGTGAGGTCAAGGTCTTCATGGCTCCATTGGCTTGAGTCTATTGGGTGGCTCTCTATATTATTATCAAACTGCAATTATAGAAGATTGATGATCACGTGTTTAGAACGTGAAGGGATTTCATAGGTTAAGCATTGAGTATAATAGGGTTTAGATTTCTTTACACATTTCACTGTTCCACAAACTGGACTCCAATATTGAGAGACTAGTTTAACTTGACCAAAGCCCTTTTACTAAAAGGAAATGAAATAGGTAAATCGAAAATGTTAAAGTAATATAGCAATCAATCAAGGTAATGCAATAGTCCAATAATTAGAATTTGGTCTAGTGGataaaaatatttttctttaataaaatgttAATAGAGGTTTCAAATTCAAAtctcttattttcttttataaggaaaaagaaaaaaaaatgcccTAAGAAGTATAAATTTTTTTATCAATGGCTACAAGCTTTTGATTTGGCCAAGTTTTGTGGATTAATGAGAAATTGTTAAAGTACCTTGGAAAATATAAATCCCATTGTGTAATTTTTCAAAGTTGCCCCATTTTGAGGCATGTCTGTTCTATTCACTCTATCTGGTGTACAATTGTTAACTTCAGAAACTCTTAAATAGATAGCAACATAACATTCTCGCTTCCCATACTAGAAGAGAAGAATGGTGgtttcaaaaataaatatttgcaACTGCTATTCAGAACCCTACCCTAAATTAGTGCTATAAAGTATAAATTCAATGAGAGTGACATTAACCATACATCACACATCCACCAAAAACACCAATAAAATTAGTTCCTTTACACTGAACAAAATACAAAACTCTACATTATTTACAAGTGCATATGTGACTGTAAGAACATTTCAGGTCACCTAACATTTTGGCATTGTTTCAAACTAATACAATTCATTGTTGCCCATTGTCTACATTGAATATTGCATTCATTTGTTCCATAACCATAGTAGTCCTCTCCACATTCTTCAGAAGTACCCCATATATCTTCTCCTTGATCCTCCCATAAGCTTCCAATTCAGAATCTTCTTTGCTGACAATCACATCCAACCGGTCTCCAACTTTCTTAATCTGACACATAGTCTCGGCTACTTGGCTATCCGATTCCATAAAATCGGTTCTGCTCTTAACCTCATCCAGGTAACTCTCAAAGGTAGCCAAAAACCATTTCCTGCATTCATCATGTAAGGATTTTTCCAGGTCTGCAGCTGCGGATAAAGCACTTCCCTTCACCCAATCGTGCAAGTTTTCTCTCTCCGAGACCAATCCAATATGAGCATCATTCTTTTGCTTCTTAACTATAAGTGTACCCTTTGGTACATTACCACAAGTTTTACTTGATTTATTTGATGAATTTGTAGCCTTCATTGGAACACTATCAAGAGAAAAAGATGGGGAAAGATCAGATGACATTGCTGCTTTAATCCATGATGTTGCATTTTTCTTCCGGTCCACTGCAAGTATCAATGCTTCCTTGATGGAACCAGGGCTGCCTAGATTTGTGTCATCATCTCTAAGAGGACTGATGTTGGTCAATGACTGAACAATTAATCGAGTATGAACCAAGTAGTCTTGAAGATCGAAGAATTTAATAATTGACGGAAGATGCTCCTCCCCTTCGGCTAATTGAAGTTCTGAGTATGTACTGAAAACGTACAATTCAAAAACTATGTCATCACCAAAGCAATAGTAATTTGATGTTTTTCAGATTTATTAAGCATTAAGCAAATAGATATCCGCAAAGTGGAGCAATTTAATATCTATTGAATACTGAACTTAAAGGTGACTATTTTTGTTACGGTTCTATATCGTTATTTATAAAAACGGATTCCACGTTAATGACAATGTGGATTACATGTACAATAGCATCCAAAACCTCATAATATGATACAGGATTATAAATATACATTAGCACACCTTAGGCATTTCAGCAATCTCTCAGCAACAGAAGTCTCTTGCAAAGCCTCCACTGCAGCAAGCAGAGAAACATCTTTGTGCCTTAACACCTCCTACATAAGACATGACAGTTGTGGCTCAATGAGCTATTAATTAACTGTCAGAACAAGCCTCATGAACCAAGTGAAACACAAAATACCTTTCCCAGAGTCACTAATGTTGGAGGAAGGGAGTTCCATTGTATATTACTTTCTGACCAGTTACTATCAATGGCCAAATTAACCGTCACTGGAGGATCTAAGGGCTGCTCACAATTTTTCGCGTACACTGAGATCTTATTGTTGGAGTTTTTACTTGATTTCCTAGCTTGATCAAAGCTAattgttctttttattttacaaCTTGAATTGTCATCTGAACCATTTCTTGTAGAACGAACTGGAGAAACCTGTCAATGCAGAAAGAGCAGGAAGCATTTTATTAGGATAACTAATTCATAACGGAACGCATACTATAGGAAACCGACATGTCTTGGAGCTATACAAAATCACGGagcaaaatatttttatttttatcaatgACAAACACAAGCAAAGCACTGGTTCAGGCAATCCACGGCAGTACAATGCATCAAACAAAGAGGTATTCGTGGTGAACGACAAATCATGACATGTGCTTGCCATAATACAATCATTGGGGTACCACTGGTCCACAGCTCGAGTTAAACATAGCATTTCTCAGAATTATGACAAGTAGAAATTGTAGCTTCACACATAAACAAAAAATTTGAATTCATATATAATTTGAATGTAGTTTAGTTATCGAAAAGTGACTTCGATCATCTAATGACAGAGTTCTCTGGCCTAGATCACCTCGTGTAAAAGCTTACTGATTCATTTGTCCTAAAGTTAATGCTGactaacaaaaaacaaaatggcTTACTTGAATTAATTGAATTTACACCAACTTTTTCCAATTGTTAATTGATCAATGTTACAAAATCATTCCACGTACCAAATGGTACTCAAACTACAAAAACATAGTTCTTTAGAGGAAATATGATATAAAAGAAGAATCATTGAGATGCTCACATGCGCACTACGGCTGCGCCTAGCACTTGGCTTTATCTCATGCTTTACAAGTGGGAAATCTGCAGCTTCTGGTCCAATCCAGCTCCTTCTCCTCGCAGTTTGTGTCAACGAGGAAGAAGATGTTGTGCTTTCAGAATCACTCTCAACATATCTTGAGCTCACTTTTCTTGACCCCTTTGTCACCTCACATATTTCCTTGTCAACAACATCACCGCTTCCGGACCTACATATCCTTGAGATCTTCTCGCTTGGGCGGGCCTTAGAGGCCCTCAAAGATCGAAATTTTGACTGTGGCTTCTTCCCCACGTTACTATTCTTTTCCATTACAAATAGTAAATCAGACGCCCCTTTAAAATCCACAAACTTATCAATGGAAACGAGATCTTCAAGCTGTCCAACACAGGGAATTAGTTGGCCCGGGACAGGGTTTATACCTCTAAGCACAGGCACTGGCCGCGCCACCTCCAACTTTTCGACATATATCAATTGCCCTAGTTGCAATGTGTTGCAAAGAACCATGTCATCCTGCTCTGGAGGCAATGACACATACATTGTGTGTGCAGCATCTGAAACCTTTAAGTAAAACCCTTTATTGGGCCAAAGATCACCTTCTGCTAAAACAGGCATGATGCTCCTGATTTGTAATAACACCGGTTTTCGATCACCGTTCAGGGCCTTTGGGTCACTTCCCATTTCTTCAACAAGCTTCTCAAGAACCCCAGAACTCAGGCTAGGCATTTCGTCAAAGGTGGAGGGCATAAAATGAAGACTTCCGTCTTTTCTTTACACAAAGAATGTAAACGTAAAAAGTCACTATCTTTGAATCTTTTGGATGAAACCTAATAATGATTGGGCAAAAAGCTTGAAGAAATGAAAAGGGTCTTTAACAATGGGGTTCAAGAATGTTCAGGTACTGAAAAGTCAAGCAGAAATGGGAAACTCAAGGGATGACTTTTTCATAGAGGATGAAATTAACAAGACGGTAGGTGACGAATTTGTGACTGTTATTAGACATGGATTATTCTCAGTAATCTTAGAAATCTATAAAATCGCCATAGAAGGCGAGACATGAGGAGGTAGTTAAAACCGTTACGCTTACGGGTTTAGAAAGAGAGTCATTGGGTGAGGCCAATGAGGAGAGTAAAtagtttatttttcttttcttttttatttattatcttagagaaattttaaatacacacccctaattacttaatacacatccctcttattttatatagaaaattacacacaagtgttattttgaaactttaattagccataaggccacctagTTTTTCTTGTACACATAAGACCACTTTCATGTTCAATTTATTTTATACTTGACGATTTTGCCCATTTGCAAACAAAAcagtctgtctctctctctccccttcctCTCCGTAACCacagacctctctctctctctctccccttcctCCATGTAACCGCAAACCTTTCTCTAGAGCTCACTTGGACCGCCGGAGCTAACTACCGCCGGGAGAGAGTGATCGAGCCTCTCCACAGTTTGAATTGGTCGTCGGGCTATCGGAAGAGACTGATTCGATTCGAATTCATCGTCCGATTTTATGATTCACCAGGCCGGAGCGGTGTGCGTCACCAGAGGTAATGGCTTCATCGATGACGGTCAGGGTCCCCTCCATCTTCCTCCGTGACTGGATCGTCGTCGTTGTCATCCAGAAGATCTGGTATGTGAGCTCCAGTGTCGGCAAAACCACCTGGCCCTACGACTCCGGCATCTGGTCCAAAAACGACGGCGACGACATCGTCTCCGCCTTTGAAGGCAACTCCAACCTCTTCTGGCGGCTTCGACCTAGTTCCTACCGCCGAGATCTGAGATTGCATCTGAGCTCCGATTTGAATCCGTCAGGATCTGAGATTGCATATCTGAGCTCGGATTTGCTTCTTTGATGCGGTGTCGTTGACGTCCCTTCCCACAACACCTCTATTCTGTCATCACCGACCTTAATTACACCTTCGATTTgattttttgattttgttaatgATTTTTGTTATAGGAAAAAAATTAGACTGCATGATTAGAATTTGTTTAGTTTGGtttgatttgattgtgatttATTGGAATAAATGGGCTTGGATTTGTTTGAATTCATCTGTTGTGGAATTTTGCAGgggagagaaaagagagttGTGCTCTTGTGTGATGGGGGGATGGTTTTGTggttgaattttgttttctgatAGTGTTGTGATGTATTTTGATTGATGAATAATGAACCATTTCTTGTATGTTATTTGTTGCAGTTAGTAATTCTCTATAACTATTATAGCGGCTTTTCAACATAGTGATAGTATATTTTTATGTCTATGTTAGTATTTTTTCAACATGATGTCAAtagcttctattttcattttcattatttcaagtTAGCAGCTCCGTGTAATTGTTCTAGTGGCATTTCAATATCGTGATAGTAGCTTCATGTGTCTATGTTAGTATATTTTCAAGCTAATgtcaatagattttttttttcaaatcatTAGCTCTTTGTAACTATTATAATGGTTTTCCATCATAGTGATCGTAGCTTTCTATACTTATGTTAGTAGCTCTCtaatgttagtgagagtagctctctaatgttagtgagagtagctcgttggtgttggtgacagtaacttttgtt is a genomic window containing:
- the LOC133740732 gene encoding uncharacterized protein LOC133740732, with amino-acid sequence MPSTFDEMPSLSSGVLEKLVEEMGSDPKALNGDRKPVLLQIRSIMPVLAEGDLWPNKGFYLKVSDAAHTMYVSLPPEQDDMVLCNTLQLGQLIYVEKLEVARPVPVLRGINPVPGQLIPCVGQLEDLVSIDKFVDFKGASDLLFVMEKNSNVGKKPQSKFRSLRASKARPSEKISRICRSGSGDVVDKEICEVTKGSRKVSSRYVESDSESTTSSSSLTQTARRRSWIGPEAADFPLVKHEIKPSARRSRSAHVSPVRSTRNGSDDNSSCKIKRTISFDQARKSSKNSNNKISVYAKNCEQPLDPPVTVNLAIDSNWSESNIQWNSLPPTLVTLGKEVLRHKDVSLLAAVEALQETSVAERLLKCLSTYSELQLAEGEEHLPSIIKFFDLQDYLVHTRLIVQSLTNISPLRDDDTNLGSPGSIKEALILAVDRKKNATSWIKAAMSSDLSPSFSLDSVPMKATNSSNKSSKTCGNVPKGTLIVKKQKNDAHIGLVSERENLHDWVKGSALSAAADLEKSLHDECRKWFLATFESYLDEVKSRTDFMESDSQVAETMCQIKKVGDRLDVIVSKEDSELEAYGRIKEKIYGVLLKNVERTTMVMEQMNAIFNVDNGQQ